From Bacteroidota bacterium, one genomic window encodes:
- a CDS encoding peptidylprolyl isomerase: MAVIGSIRKRGALIAVIIFIALLAFVLGDFLFKGRGLFQSEQSAGEISGTSVSLIEFDNEVQRTAEMLKERKKQVALDDETMNQIRDRVWEKYVNDIALKPQYRKAGISVSENEVKDLLLGTEPDPIVIQHFTDPNTGQVAQFMRDPRTGQLSAQAVKRYDDTLAKYKEQYPAEWNQWVEFQQALPDVKMESKYMALIKKGLYVTTAQAKTDYENLNRTVDFNYLVKPYSSISDSTVKVNEQDLLKYYNENKTKFKQDASRKFEYVIFDLKPTQADYDEVKTQLDKTEEDWGKIKNKKEDSLFVVREADQRSYDTTLYGKGKLPFQIDSLAHASEKGSILPIYVENDAYHLCKVIAHETTPDSVKARHILLKVAPKDSLGKIKAKARIDSIKSVIQKKHNFEEMAKKFSEDAGSRDSGGTLGWFTAGKMVPEFQDACFHGKKGDLPVALSQFGYHLIEILDQTTPTLKTAVATIDRKVEPGTKTRQDVFNTVNDFIEKYHTTETFSKGAEQSHLIVRVADPLKESDKTIAGLENPREVIRWAFNAKNGEVSTTPFNMGDKYVVGHLAEIREEGFATIEQRKDEIEFGAKKTKKGEMISEEFNKLNAKTLDEYAAKMNLHINSAEGATFSSYSIPKVGRESKLYGPLFTMKQNETSKPVAGESGVYVLRIAKITQAPATTDYSTAKKQAMSNYSYRADMEPIEAIKKKAEIKDNRAKFF, from the coding sequence ATGGCAGTCATCGGAAGCATTCGTAAACGGGGAGCGCTCATCGCAGTCATTATTTTTATTGCGCTGCTCGCATTTGTTCTCGGAGATTTTTTATTCAAAGGCAGAGGATTGTTTCAATCCGAGCAATCGGCAGGAGAAATTTCAGGAACCTCCGTCAGTTTGATTGAATTCGACAATGAAGTGCAGCGCACTGCAGAAATGCTGAAGGAGCGGAAGAAACAAGTTGCCCTCGATGACGAAACCATGAACCAGATTCGCGACCGCGTGTGGGAAAAATACGTGAACGACATTGCGCTCAAGCCGCAATACCGCAAAGCAGGAATTTCTGTTTCCGAAAACGAAGTGAAAGACCTGTTGCTCGGCACCGAGCCCGACCCTATAGTGATTCAGCATTTCACCGACCCCAATACCGGGCAGGTTGCCCAGTTCATGCGCGACCCGCGCACAGGGCAATTAAGCGCGCAGGCAGTGAAGCGATACGATGACACGCTGGCAAAATACAAAGAGCAATACCCTGCCGAGTGGAATCAATGGGTGGAATTTCAGCAGGCGCTTCCCGATGTAAAAATGGAAAGCAAATACATGGCGCTTATCAAAAAAGGATTGTACGTTACCACCGCGCAGGCGAAAACCGATTACGAAAACCTCAACCGCACGGTTGACTTCAACTACCTGGTGAAACCCTATTCTTCCATTTCAGATTCCACCGTGAAAGTTAACGAACAGGATTTGCTGAAGTATTACAACGAGAACAAAACTAAATTCAAGCAGGATGCTTCGCGCAAATTTGAATACGTGATTTTTGATTTGAAGCCCACGCAAGCCGATTACGATGAAGTGAAAACACAACTCGACAAAACGGAAGAGGACTGGGGAAAAATAAAAAATAAAAAAGAGGACTCGCTCTTCGTGGTGCGCGAAGCCGACCAGCGGTCGTATGACACCACGCTTTACGGAAAAGGAAAACTTCCCTTCCAGATTGATTCGCTTGCGCACGCATCGGAGAAAGGAAGCATTCTTCCCATATATGTTGAGAACGATGCGTATCATTTATGCAAAGTGATTGCTCATGAAACCACACCCGACTCGGTGAAAGCGCGGCACATTCTTCTGAAAGTTGCTCCCAAGGATTCTCTCGGAAAAATAAAAGCCAAAGCAAGAATTGACAGCATCAAAAGCGTGATTCAAAAGAAACATAACTTCGAAGAGATGGCAAAAAAGTTTTCGGAAGATGCCGGAAGCAGGGATTCGGGCGGAACGCTCGGCTGGTTCACTGCCGGAAAAATGGTGCCCGAATTTCAGGATGCCTGCTTCCACGGAAAGAAAGGCGATTTGCCCGTTGCACTTTCGCAGTTCGGTTACCATCTCATAGAAATTCTTGACCAGACAACGCCCACCCTGAAAACCGCAGTGGCAACCATTGACCGCAAAGTGGAGCCCGGAACAAAAACACGGCAGGATGTTTTCAACACGGTGAATGATTTCATAGAGAAATACCACACCACCGAAACCTTTTCAAAAGGCGCAGAACAATCTCATCTCATTGTGCGCGTTGCCGACCCGCTGAAGGAATCGGATAAAACAATTGCAGGGCTGGAAAACCCGCGCGAAGTAATCCGGTGGGCATTCAATGCCAAGAACGGAGAAGTGAGCACCACTCCTTTCAACATGGGCGATAAATATGTGGTGGGGCATCTTGCCGAAATACGCGAAGAGGGCTTCGCAACCATAGAACAACGGAAAGATGAAATAGAATTTGGCGCGAAGAAAACGAAGAAAGGCGAAATGATTTCGGAAGAGTTCAACAAACTCAACGCCAAAACCCTCGATGAGTACGCTGCCAAAATGAACCTCCACATTAATTCGGCAGAAGGCGCAACATTCTCCTCCTATTCCATTCCCAAGGTGGGAAGGGAATCTAAATTATACGGACCCTTGTTTACTATGAAGCAGAATGAAACCTCCAAGCCCGTTGCCGGAGAATCGGGCGTGTATGTGCTGCGCATTGCAAAAATAACCCAAGCGCCCGCCACCACTGATTATTCAACCGCTAAAAAGCAAGCCATGAGCAATTACTCTTA